Within Cercospora beticola chromosome 6, complete sequence, the genomic segment GGTGAAAGAGTCCACAATTTTCTGCAGAAGGTATGCATGAGGCTATGTCTCAAGGAACCCTTTGCTATGCTATCGCCTCCCTTCTCTCGGCCCAGAAGCAGATGGTAAGCTACGATTACCCTCAGAAAAGGCGTCTCATTTTGGACAGTTCCTTACTGGCCATCTTTGGAAGCTTCACAACCCTTATGTCTTTGGAGCAAGGTACGGCAAATCACGCGGCCATTTCTCGTCTTGCTACCACAGTGCAACCGTCAGTCGATTTGATGCTGAGTCCGAGCCCAGGCACCAGTGGCTGTTCCAGCGCAGGTCAGGAATGAAATGTGGGCTAGAGGATGGCCACGAAGCTCAGACAGGCAACGGTCGGAGGCTTCCTACAACTTCCATCACCAGCTTCTGCCATCACCAGTACCATTGATACCCACCCATGAAAGAACACGCCCGCAGCAGACGAGGGGCACTTTCCACCGACCTTCAAGACATCGCAAACTCTGTCTGTACATCACGCTGAGCAACACCACTTTCCGATGCACTCCAACCCTGTGATCTGGGTGCATTGTCTATCGTCCGTTGTAGACTAGGCGCAGCGCCAATCAACATCAGAGAGAACAATACAATCGGCAAGTGGTTGGCTATTCTACAATAGCAGTGTCACATTCTGGCACGAGAACATGCTCCTGAGTGGCTACAGAGAATGAAACATGCTTCGAGGAAAAGAGAACCAGATAGGCATGACCGAAGAGGATGGAGGGAGGGGCGATCAGGTGGAGCAAGATACAGCATACGCGGGCGTGATGGAGGCAGTAGCTTACGCCAATGCGACTGCTCCTGTTCAGACTGTAGGGCAGCCACGATATAATTGCACGGCAAGGGTAATCGCATGGCATTGCAAGTTGGGTTGCTTACCGATCTCGATTTCTGATGCTGAATATCTTTCTGACAACGACGACCCCCTCGCATCACCACTACCGGCACCATCGCTATTGCTCTCGCTTTGGTGTATCGCCCTACTCAGCTTGCAACTGAGTTCACTTCAAGCCGCAATCTCACTGACTGTGTCACTGCATCACGGCACCACTCACAACGTTCCTGACCAACGGTCTCACCATTCACTGAACTAACCCCCTGGTTCGAAAGCCAAACGCAAGGCGTTCGAGTGTCTACGCTGCTCCTCGACGGTTGAGACAAGGCACGAAGCACACTCGTGTATTGGATTCGAGTGAGTATCGGTTGTCTTGCTGTGACTAATGAACTGCAACTTCACTGGCGACTCACGTGCCACACTGGCCCCATTTTCGTGCAGCTCTGTCATATCTCGTCTGGTAGCCAACAATTTCAACGTATCCTGTTTGACCTCAAATGCTTCCATCTCACTGCAGCAGGCTAGAGACGCGGGCGAGCTTCTGTTCCTTCTCCATCTGCAGTTGAGACACCACTGCTCGAACCTCTGCCGGCTGTACAGCTCGGTCCAAGCCGAAtatcttcttgttcttcttcatctttgccCACAGTAGCCTGTTGGCCCTAACAGGATCCGGACAATCGGCAGCAAGGTCAGCTACCGCGTTGATGAGGTCTATTTTCCAGTGGATAGCCTGCTTTGGCCAGCCCCATTCCGACTCTGTCTTGTATCGCGGCTGTTTCTCCTTGTCCAGGTAGTCCTCCGCGGGCAGACCGCAAGCAGCCCGAATCTCATTCAGCCTGGTAGCCTTGAAGGACGTGTGGGGCGTGGTAATCGTCTGGTTGCCATATGGTACTGAGATGAGTGAATCTCCGACTTCAGATGTCAAGTACTGGTCGCCGccctcttcaacttcttcgtcaCTGTCCTCTCCCCACTCATCGCCTTCCCACTCATTACCCCACTTGGTCTTGTGTTTGGAAAGGGCTTTAAGCTTCAAGATGTCGATGTAATCCCTCATAGTAAGGGGCTTGTTGTCAGCTGCGGAGATcggctcctcctcttcgttgTCTTCAATCTGCATGATCTCTGTCAGCGGCGAATCAGGGCGATCAGGGTCGTAACTTACACCAGACCAGGACTTCTCCGATTCTCCATCAGACTCTGCGGCCTCCTCGTCAGAGCCGCAAGTATCATCCCTCGCCGAACCATTGGTGTCATTTTCAGGAACGACGGTGACCTCGCTCGAGTCGGTGTCGTAGTTGGAGTCCGCCGGCGGCGTGGTCGCCTTCTTGAATCGCAAGGAGAGTGCTGTGGGCACAGCAGCGCGATGCACTTTTGGCACCTTTTTGTTCTTGCTCAATCCATCGCGTGCAGCAGATGTCGGCGAggctttgcgcttcttctgccgCAGGCTTAGTGCCTCGTGCGCAGTGGCGCGATGCATGACGCGCAATGTGGGTGGTGGGAGATATTTTGAGTGTGGTCGAGAAGAGAGGAAGGGAATGGTGTGTGTGCGAAAGGTTGTGTTCGTCGCCGCGTTCAGTCtccgcttcacttcacttgacCCCTGTCTAGCGCGGTTGCCTTACCGCCACCCGCCACCCACATTCCGCTACCGCCCCGCCTCGCCGCCCCGCCGCGTTCGTTGGCTGTTATAATGCAGTGAAACTCTTGCTACGTCACCGTCGACATGGCGGAGTGCGTTTGAGGCTGATCACCTCAAGGTCGTTCGTTCGATTCCACTTTCGAGTGTCGCACTATTAGTTCTGGGGGATTTCAACATTGGTTCTGGGGGATTTCGCATTCGAGGGCTCCACACATTGAACGTAAATGCTCGTTGATCCACAAAGGACGCTGGCAAGTACACGTCCGGGTTACGGTGCTGGTTCAACGTGTAGTAATTAAAGGAAACTCCGAGAGAAGTACTTTACCCAAGGCAAAGCAGCTAGGACGCTAGTATGCGATCCTTGGTTTTTGCTGACCTGTCCTAAGTTAATTCATGTTTTTTTTTCGGTCTGCCTTTGGAAGAAAGTAACATGCATGCTTCGGCATTAATTGGAATGACTACCGCGATGTGTCTTTTGCGTGAGTCCTCCATATGAACTGCAAGCTCGCTGGCATTGACAGCCAACTCGAAATTTTGCGACGTAACATGAACAGCTTCTCTCCGCAACTTCTATTTCGCAACTGAATATTGCTATTTCGACATCATAGATATACCCTCTGCGGCATCATCAGCTTCATTGGGGCCACCATTTTGCTCTTCGATGTCGCCATGTGGCGCCATGGCGCGAGATATCGCGCGCGTGCTTGTTGATGAGCTGTCGCGGCGTTTATCGATGTGTATGCTAAAATCTAGTAAAGATATTGTGTGCGCGCGAAGCTTCTCTTGTCGCCGCGTTCACCCCTCTATTCACCTGCGATCTCTGCTTAGCGTGGTTTGttctccaccgccgccgccgccggaGTTTCACTGCGGCCGGTGCCCCACGCCGCGCCGCTGCGCTGCTGGAGCAAATTGTTCTCACTGCACTCTAGTCAGCTTTCCAGCAAGGGCGATGCGCATCGTAGCGACTAACAGCGAGCTCGAGAGGATCCGCGACAGTCTGTTTAATAGAAGCTCAATCATAGATAGAGTTGCTTCGACGAATTGCATTTCTGGCACCGTCGTTGATCGTGCAATACCATTTCCGGGGCGGTCCGCATGAGACCAGAGGAAGGTTGTACGCAGAGGTGTTGCACGTGGACATTGGTCAGAAAGCAAGCCTTTCTCCAAGGAAGTGGACGCATCCCAGCTCCTATGTTGAGCGACGGCCAGGAGTAGGCCACAAGCACTATTTGAGGATCGGATTTCTAATAAAGTAGGCACTTGTGCCCGGATCAATGTTTCTGGATTTTGGGGCAGTTGCTCGCTACAAAATGAGCGAATGGCGCGCAATAACATGTTTTCGTGGCATTCGAGATTGCGCAGCCTGCAGAAGTGATATCGATTGTGTCCAAGTGAAAGGTAAAAGTTCTACTGCCTCCGCGACCTGGGGTCGTCCGCTTCTCTCTGGCGGAAAGCCCTCTGCTCCTTGGTTCCAAGACTACCATTGCCACCTTCCATTCTTCTTTCCCATCCACCCAATCTTACGACCAATGCGGTAGCATTATCGGCCTCTCCTGCCGTCTCCACCGCAAAGCTAATCAGGTCACTTGCCGCTTGCGCAGGGGTCTTGGCCTCCTTAACGATGTCTACAATCTCCTGGTCTTCCAAGTGGCCGGAGACGCCATCAGacatgaggacgaggaaagAGTAACCTGCGGGTGTGAGCTGAATAGTAGTGATCTGAGGTTCAGCTGAGACACCAATACGTTTGCTGCCGATATCACCGAAGGCACGGGTGTTGGCAAGGCCAGAAATGCGCTCTTCGCCGAAGCTGTCCGTGACGAAGGATGCGGCGTATCGACGCAGCCGGCGGGCTTCGACAGGCATGGATGGGTGGTGATTTTGCGTTACTGGCACTGCAGAGCCATCGTCTGTCCGGCAGAGGAGAATACGAGTGTCGCCGACATGTGCTGCAGTCAGGGTAGACGGACTACTGGGGTGCCAGAACGGGGTAGGAGATGGCGTGGAGATGAGTGCGATCGAGGCCGTTGATCCTCCCTGGAAGCGCTTCTTGCCACCGATTGCAGCGTCCAGATTCGGCGATGAGCCACGAGGGGCAGGCCGACTGGTGAGGTTCTGTGAAGCTTCTCGCTCGGGATGGAAGAGCATGTCTCCGTCATTGAGGGGCCTATCTCCCAACACAGGGTCGTCGGTAGATGACTGGCTCTCCTTCAGGGCTTTTTGCGCGGCCTTCTCCTGCTCACTGGCATGTTCGCTCTGCTTTTTGGCTTGCGCAGTGGTAAAGTCCAGATCCGCCTTCAAGAAGGCATACGTGAGTACCGTCTCGATCGAATTACTGCTGACGGTCTCCTCGTCGCCACTCGCCACAGCTGGAAAGTATTCTGGACGAAAGCGCTTGAAGTATCCTCCGACAGTCTCTTTCCAAGAAGTGATCAAACTCCGTTGTAAATCTTCCGCATCCTGAGAGCCCATGATCCCAGACCCTCCAGCCGAAGTAGACCCGTTGCCATTCTGTAGCGTGCTCTCCAG encodes:
- a CDS encoding uncharacterized protein (antiSMASH:Cluster_3), which produces MHRATAHEALSLRQKKRKASPTSAARDGLSKNKKVPKVHRAAVPTALSLRFKKATTPPADSNYDTDSSEVTVVPENDTNGSARDDTCGSDEEAAESDGESEKSWSGIEDNEEEEPISAADNKPLTMRDYIDILKLKALSKHKTKWGNEWEGDEWGEDSDEEVEEGGDQYLTSEVGDSLISVPYGNQTITTPHTSFKATRLNEIRAACGLPAEDYLDKEKQPRYKTESEWGWPKQAIHWKIDLINAVADLAADCPDPVRANRLLWAKMKKNKKIFGLDRAVQPAEVRAVVSQLQMEKEQKLARVSSLLQ
- a CDS encoding uncharacterized protein (antiSMASH:Cluster_3~BUSCO:EOG09261KRX) is translated as MPHTGTPYCVRNALQSLFAEFHASSRAAYRLSQRRQFHDYFVTHLPSTSLSPDKRTPSHHKLPRSDSTPHSGPSDRSTRAPSDRETTVVRIPLKSAKHHFGAGVSRGSRPYNEDTYQAGTVEIPAFAKKQPVSISGKREINQNVGSTRATGDPQIFYFGVFDGHGGSECSEFLRDRLHGYIEEAALLFGLESTLQNGNGSTSAGGSGIMGSQDAEDLQRSLITSWKETVGGYFKRFRPEYFPAVASGDEETVSSNSIETVLTYAFLKADLDFTTAQAKKQSEHASEQEKAAQKALKESQSSTDDPVLGDRPLNDGDMLFHPEREASQNLTSRPAPRGSSPNLDAAIGGKKRFQGGSTASIALISTPSPTPFWHPSSPSTLTAAHVGDTRILLCRTDDGSAVPVTQNHHPSMPVEARRLRRYAASFVTDSFGEERISGLANTRAFGDIGSKRIGVSAEPQITTIQLTPAGYSFLVLMSDGVSGHLEDQEIVDIVKEAKTPAQAASDLISFAVETAGEADNATALVVRLGGWERRMEGGNGSLGTKEQRAFRQREADDPRSRRQ